In the genome of Bremerella sp. P1, the window GGCCCGAGACCGATGTCGTGATTTACGACGGTCACTGCCGAATCTGTACTGGTGGTGTGCGGATTCTATATCGGCTCGATCTGGGTCGCCGACTTTCCTTCCTCTCGCTGCATGACGCGAAGGTTGCTGAGGTCGCTCCAAATTTGACGCACGACCAGATGATGGAAGAAATGTGGGTCGTGGACGTTCAAGGACGGCAGCACAGTGGTGCTGGGGCGTTTCGGTATCTCACGCGTCGGATTGCGATGTTGTGGCCGGTGATGCCGCTGTTGCATATCCCTGGCTCGCTTCCGCTGTGGAGTTGGCTCTATCAAAAAGTTGCCGCGGCACGTTATCGATTCGGTAAGAATACCGGCGAAGACTGCGGCGACGCCTGTGCGATTCATTTTGGACCGAAGAAGAATTCGGAAACGTAGACTCAACGCACTTTGATCGTTGGTTTCAGGAAAAGGAGTCCTGGCAATGTTCGATCTCCGCAAGCACAACGCCCACGGAACTGGGAAACCGAAGTCCATTCGACGCGCTGGTATGCAAAAGCCGACGGTCGAGACGTACCTCGAATATCAGATTGAAATCACGCAGCGACCGGCCAGCCCGATCTCGTCGCGTATTCTCTTCAGTGTCCGCGTCGACGGTGGCGAGCCTTTGCTCCAGTCATACATGACCGGCTTTCTCACCGAGAAGTCAGCCCGTGCGGCTGCCCATGCGGAAATTCAGAAGCTGGAATACAAGTACGGCCAGAACCCCTCGCCGATCGCCAGCATTCTTTCCAGCTTGAAGCGTCAGCGAGCCGCTAAGAAGTTGCAAGAGAAGCACCGAAAAAGTGCCTAGCGACTGACCTATTCCTGGGGAATGGCTCAGCCGCAGAGTAATGGCCCACCATGGCACCCCAAGGGGGGTGCTGTTATCGCTAGAGTGGGACATTTCTTTTGAGAAATAATTCATATCAATGTGCAAAATCTTTGCATCAGTTATACTTGATGGATTGATTTAAGCATTATTGCTCCCTCCTTGCACCCAACCCCACAAGGTGCATTTGTCCCCGCCCAATGCAGATCCTCTGCCTTGGAACCCTCCCTCCCACTTTCAAGGAACCCCTGCACATGAAATTCCATCGTGCGAATGCGCGCGCATTCACCCTGGTCGAGCTGTTGGTTGTGATCGCGATTATCGGTGTGTTGATTGCCTTGCTTCTGCCGGCCGTTCAACAGGCTCGCGAAGCAGCTCGCCGAATGCAGTGCACCAACAACTTGAAGCAAATGGCGTTGGCAGTTCACAACTACGCCGACATCAACCTGGCCTTCCCGCCCAAACGTGCTGGTACGACCCAAGGCGCGGACTGCACCGTGAAGAATGGTGCGTTCGGATCTGGCTGGATGCGTTTGCTGCCGTTCTTCGAACAGAACGCTCTCTACGATCAATGGTCGTCCGCATCGACTTTTAACAGCACGAGCTATCCTGCCTGGGGGCCATGCCCGTGGGATGGTACCGCTGGTAACTACACGCCGTATTCGGTTCAGCTTGATTCCCTGAAGTGTCCTTCCGACGGCGATGCCAGTTCGGCGACAGGTCGTGGTGCGACGAACTACATGTT includes:
- a CDS encoding thiol-disulfide oxidoreductase DCC family protein, producing MSTQTQTQARKEKKSLPSPEDRPETDVVIYDGHCRICTGGVRILYRLDLGRRLSFLSLHDAKVAEVAPNLTHDQMMEEMWVVDVQGRQHSGAGAFRYLTRRIAMLWPVMPLLHIPGSLPLWSWLYQKVAAARYRFGKNTGEDCGDACAIHFGPKKNSET